One region of Mesobacillus boroniphilus genomic DNA includes:
- a CDS encoding alpha-glycosidase has protein sequence MLKEAIYHRPKDNYAYACTNEELHIRIRTKKDDMQEVSLLNGDPYDWQDGNWNTNTVPMIKSGSDQLFDYWFVSIKPPFRRMRYGFILHDGNETACFTEKGIYDEPPLDDTGYFFAFPYLNNIDVFRAPSWVKDTVWYQIFPERFGNGDPSNDPEGALPWDSAPPERDNFFGGDLEGVIKNIDYLAKLGITGIYFTPIFKAYSNHKYDTIDYMEIDPQFGDKDTLKKLVQVCHEHGIKVMLDAVFNHSGFYFHQFQDVLEKGEESPYKDWFHTNEFPLVMEPRPNYDTFAFEKSMPKLNTENPEVIEYLLEVGRYWVREFDIDGWRLDVANEVDHSFWRKFRSEVKAIKPDLYILGEIWHDSMPWLRGDQFDAVMNYPFTSNILNLFARGKISVKEFIENMTTVNHMYPKNVNEVAFNLIGSHDTPRILTECGNDEDKVKQIFTVLLSYIGTPCIYYGDEIGMSGPQDPGCRECMKWNEEDQNKDMFGHVQKMIQLRKDYPLLANEGELHFIPSDYHESCFAYTKSNGETTILVVVNMSKEEASYPLPFNLKGRKITNIYTGEEYAAESDDLTAKIAANGFALFQF, from the coding sequence TTGTTAAAAGAAGCGATTTACCACCGTCCTAAAGACAATTATGCATACGCTTGCACAAATGAAGAATTACATATTCGCATTCGCACAAAAAAAGATGATATGCAAGAAGTATCTCTATTAAATGGCGATCCATATGACTGGCAAGATGGAAACTGGAACACCAATACCGTTCCGATGATTAAAAGCGGATCAGACCAATTATTCGATTATTGGTTTGTCTCTATTAAGCCTCCTTTCCGCAGGATGCGTTACGGATTTATTTTACATGATGGCAACGAAACAGCTTGTTTTACTGAAAAGGGCATTTACGATGAACCCCCTTTGGACGACACAGGCTACTTTTTTGCCTTCCCTTACCTTAATAATATCGATGTATTCCGTGCTCCATCATGGGTAAAAGATACAGTTTGGTATCAGATTTTCCCGGAGCGCTTTGGCAATGGAGATCCATCGAATGATCCAGAAGGTGCTTTGCCATGGGACAGCGCACCACCTGAAAGGGACAACTTTTTTGGCGGTGATCTCGAAGGAGTAATCAAAAATATCGATTATCTAGCTAAGCTTGGCATCACCGGTATTTATTTTACACCTATATTCAAAGCCTATTCCAATCATAAATACGATACGATTGACTATATGGAAATCGATCCGCAATTCGGGGATAAAGACACATTGAAGAAACTAGTTCAGGTATGCCACGAGCATGGCATCAAGGTCATGCTGGATGCTGTCTTCAACCATAGTGGATTCTACTTCCATCAGTTTCAGGATGTACTTGAAAAAGGTGAAGAATCTCCCTATAAAGACTGGTTCCACACTAATGAATTCCCGCTGGTAATGGAGCCAAGGCCGAATTATGATACCTTTGCTTTTGAAAAATCGATGCCGAAGCTTAATACGGAAAATCCTGAAGTCATTGAATATTTGCTGGAAGTCGGGCGCTATTGGGTGCGGGAGTTCGATATTGATGGCTGGAGGCTCGATGTCGCCAATGAAGTTGATCACTCTTTCTGGAGGAAATTCCGTTCTGAAGTGAAAGCAATTAAGCCTGACCTCTATATTCTCGGTGAAATCTGGCATGATTCAATGCCATGGCTGCGCGGCGACCAGTTCGATGCTGTCATGAACTATCCTTTTACGTCAAACATCCTAAACTTGTTTGCTCGCGGAAAAATCTCTGTAAAAGAATTTATTGAGAACATGACGACAGTCAATCATATGTATCCGAAAAATGTCAACGAAGTTGCCTTCAATTTGATTGGCAGCCATGATACACCAAGAATTTTGACCGAGTGCGGCAATGACGAGGATAAAGTAAAACAAATTTTCACTGTATTGCTTTCTTACATTGGTACACCGTGTATCTATTATGGTGATGAAATCGGCATGAGCGGCCCACAAGATCCGGGATGTCGTGAATGCATGAAGTGGAATGAAGAAGATCAAAACAAGGATATGTTCGGACACGTCCAAAAGATGATCCAGCTTCGCAAAGATTATCCGCTTCTGGCAAATGAAGGTGAACTTCACTTCATTCCATCCGACTACCATGAAAGCTGCTTTGCTTATACGAAGTCCAACGGTGAAACAACCATTTTGGTTGTCGTGAACATGAGCAAAGAAGAAGCAAGCTATCCTCTGCCATTTAACTTAAAAGGCAGGAAAATCACCAATATCTATACTGGCGAAGAATATGCTGCCGAAAGCGATGATTTAACAGCCAAGATTGCTGCAAATGGATTCGCATTGTTCCAATTTTAA
- a CDS encoding sugar ABC transporter substrate-binding protein: protein MKKALSIFMMLILMIGALAACGPKEEENTGSEGNGEKTEDASKPEKLVVWEDKDKSGWLEKVAADFEKEHGVKIEFKEVEMATKMKEQLRLDGPAGTGPDIITLPHDQIGELAVQGHIAELNVSDDVKSTFSESSINAQSFDGKLYGLPKSAETPVFIYNKALMTEVPATMEDLYEFAKANTKDGKYGFLALWDNFYFAHAPIGGNGGYVFGEKDGALNPQDLGLNNEGAVKGTEYIQKWYAEKLFPNGIIGENGGSAMDGLFNEGNVASVMNGPWAFGGMKDAGIDFGVAPFPKFADGTPMKTFMGVKGWHVSSYSKNQEWAVKFLEYITNDENAKYRFEQTSEVPTNVALVDDPAIAENEGAKAVALQTQDAVPMPNIPEMGEVWAPMASALQTVVTGKAQPQEALDSAVKQIEQNIQQNHAK, encoded by the coding sequence ATGAAAAAGGCATTGTCGATTTTCATGATGCTGATCTTGATGATTGGCGCTCTTGCAGCTTGTGGACCTAAAGAAGAAGAAAACACAGGTTCAGAAGGAAACGGAGAAAAAACAGAAGATGCTTCAAAACCAGAAAAGCTAGTAGTTTGGGAAGATAAAGATAAGTCTGGCTGGCTTGAAAAAGTAGCTGCAGATTTTGAAAAAGAACACGGTGTTAAAATCGAGTTCAAAGAAGTAGAAATGGCTACAAAAATGAAAGAACAATTACGTCTTGACGGTCCTGCGGGAACTGGCCCAGACATCATCACTCTTCCACACGATCAAATTGGTGAGCTTGCAGTTCAAGGACACATTGCTGAACTTAATGTAAGCGACGATGTTAAGAGCACTTTCTCTGAGTCTTCAATCAATGCACAAAGTTTTGATGGTAAATTATACGGACTTCCTAAGTCTGCTGAAACTCCAGTATTCATCTACAACAAAGCTCTTATGACTGAAGTTCCTGCTACAATGGAAGATCTTTACGAATTCGCAAAAGCTAACACTAAAGACGGCAAATACGGTTTCCTTGCACTTTGGGATAACTTCTACTTCGCTCACGCACCAATCGGTGGTAACGGCGGTTATGTATTCGGGGAAAAAGACGGAGCTCTTAACCCACAAGACCTTGGCTTGAACAACGAAGGTGCTGTTAAAGGTACTGAGTACATCCAGAAGTGGTATGCTGAAAAGCTATTCCCTAACGGAATCATCGGCGAAAACGGCGGTTCTGCTATGGACGGACTATTCAACGAAGGTAATGTTGCTTCTGTTATGAATGGACCATGGGCATTCGGCGGCATGAAAGATGCAGGCATCGATTTTGGTGTTGCTCCATTCCCTAAATTTGCGGATGGCACTCCAATGAAGACATTCATGGGTGTTAAAGGATGGCACGTTTCTTCTTACTCTAAGAACCAGGAATGGGCTGTTAAATTCCTTGAGTACATCACAAACGACGAAAACGCGAAATACCGTTTCGAACAAACTTCTGAAGTTCCAACAAATGTAGCGCTTGTTGACGATCCAGCTATTGCTGAGAACGAAGGCGCTAAAGCTGTTGCTCTTCAAACTCAAGACGCAGTTCCAATGCCAAACATCCCAGAAATGGGCGAAGTTTGGGCACCAATGGCCAGCGCATTGCAAACAGTTGTAACTGGCAAAGCTCAGCCACAGGAAGCTCTTGATTCTGCTGTAAAGCAAATCGAACAAAACATCCAGCAAAACCACGCAAAATAA
- a CDS encoding carbohydrate ABC transporter permease has protein sequence MKEKSYQTNHRRIATALSIIPGLGQLYNKQYLKGIAFLILTGAFFGVFSDLLNMGLWGLFTLGEKIPRDHSIFLMVEGILALIVLLFGIGFYLFNLNDAYKTGLKRDMGERLSSVKEQYNNLIDNGFPYLIMSPGFLLLIFVVVFPILFVVLLAFTNYDLYHSPPAKLVDWVGLKNFFDLFQLESWRQTFFSVLSWTIIWTFVATTFQVALGMFLAILVNQKDVKGKAIIRTVFILPWAVPAFVSILVFAGMFNESFGAINRDILGFFGIDPIPWMTEAMYTKIALIMIQTWLGFPFIFAMVTGVLQSIPEELYEAATVDGATNFQKFKNITLPLVLFATAPILITQYTFNFNNFNIIYLFNGGGPAVPGANAGGTDILISWIYSLTMTSAQYSKAAAITMLLSLIVIGVALWQFKRTKSFQEEDMM, from the coding sequence ATGAAAGAGAAGTCCTATCAAACCAACCACCGAAGAATAGCAACAGCCCTTTCGATTATTCCAGGGCTAGGGCAGCTATACAACAAACAATATTTGAAAGGAATCGCTTTTCTCATTTTGACGGGTGCATTCTTTGGAGTATTCTCAGACCTGCTCAACATGGGATTATGGGGACTTTTCACATTAGGGGAAAAAATACCTCGTGACCATTCCATCTTCCTGATGGTTGAAGGCATCCTGGCACTCATCGTCCTGCTCTTTGGAATAGGTTTTTATTTATTCAATTTAAATGATGCCTATAAGACCGGCCTAAAAAGAGACATGGGTGAGAGGCTAAGCAGTGTTAAGGAGCAATATAACAACTTGATCGATAATGGGTTCCCATATTTGATCATGTCACCTGGATTCCTGCTATTGATTTTTGTTGTTGTATTCCCAATTCTTTTCGTAGTCTTACTAGCATTTACAAACTATGATCTATACCATTCTCCACCTGCGAAATTAGTTGACTGGGTTGGACTTAAAAATTTCTTTGATTTGTTCCAACTAGAGTCTTGGCGTCAGACATTCTTCTCCGTACTTTCATGGACAATCATTTGGACTTTCGTTGCGACAACTTTCCAAGTTGCATTGGGTATGTTCCTGGCGATTCTCGTAAACCAAAAGGATGTAAAAGGAAAGGCAATCATCCGTACAGTATTCATTCTTCCTTGGGCAGTGCCAGCATTCGTTTCCATCCTTGTATTTGCTGGTATGTTCAACGAATCATTTGGTGCCATCAACCGTGATATCCTTGGATTCTTTGGAATCGATCCAATTCCATGGATGACAGAAGCGATGTATACGAAAATCGCATTGATCATGATTCAAACATGGCTTGGGTTCCCGTTCATTTTCGCAATGGTTACAGGTGTCCTTCAATCCATTCCTGAAGAATTATATGAAGCAGCGACAGTGGACGGAGCGACGAACTTCCAGAAATTCAAGAACATTACATTGCCGCTCGTGCTATTCGCTACAGCGCCAATCCTGATTACGCAATACACATTTAACTTCAATAACTTTAATATAATTTATCTCTTTAATGGCGGCGGACCTGCAGTTCCAGGCGCCAATGCAGGAGGAACAGATATCCTGATTTCGTGGATTTACAGCCTCACGATGACATCTGCACAATATTCAAAAGCAGCAGCCATTACAATGCTTCTTTCATTGATTGTTATTGGAGTAGCTTTATGGCAGTTCAAGAGAACGAAATCATTCCAAGAAGAGGATATGATGTAA
- a CDS encoding sugar ABC transporter permease: MSIKRQKYLRLTLTYLVILAMFAIIIYPLLWIVGSSFNPGQSLSGSNIIPKNATLAHYKELFDTNQSAYLYWYWNSLKVSVLTMVFTVILVSLTAYSFSRYRFIGRKNSLMTFLILQMIPNFAALIAIFILALLTGLLDTHLGLILVYVGGAIPMNTWLMKGYLDTIPKELDESAKMDGAGHLRIFFQIVMPLATPIIAVVALFAFIAPFGDFILARILLRTEEKYTLAVGLYDMVAKQFGAEFTTFAAGAVLIAVPIAILFLSFQKYFVSGLTAGGTKG, translated from the coding sequence ATGAGTATCAAACGACAGAAATATCTCAGACTGACATTAACGTATCTTGTGATTTTGGCTATGTTTGCGATCATTATCTACCCGCTCCTTTGGATTGTCGGCTCATCCTTCAATCCGGGGCAGAGCTTATCCGGTTCAAACATCATTCCGAAAAATGCTACGCTTGCTCACTATAAAGAGCTTTTCGATACTAACCAAAGCGCGTACTTGTACTGGTACTGGAATTCACTGAAAGTAAGCGTGCTGACAATGGTATTCACAGTCATCCTTGTAAGCCTGACTGCGTATTCCTTCTCGCGTTACCGCTTCATCGGACGTAAAAACAGCTTGATGACATTCCTGATCCTGCAGATGATTCCAAACTTTGCAGCATTGATCGCGATTTTCATTCTTGCTTTATTGACTGGCTTACTTGACACTCATTTAGGCTTGATCCTTGTATATGTTGGGGGCGCAATCCCGATGAATACTTGGTTGATGAAAGGATATCTTGATACAATTCCGAAAGAACTTGATGAATCAGCTAAAATGGACGGTGCCGGCCACTTGAGGATTTTCTTCCAAATCGTCATGCCGCTTGCGACACCAATTATCGCGGTTGTAGCATTGTTCGCGTTCATCGCTCCTTTCGGGGATTTCATCCTTGCCAGGATTCTTTTAAGAACAGAAGAAAAGTACACACTTGCTGTTGGTCTATATGATATGGTAGCCAAACAGTTCGGTGCGGAATTTACGACATTCGCAGCAGGTGCTGTATTAATTGCGGTACCAATTGCGATCCTGTTTCTGTCATTCCAAAAATACTTTGTTTCTGGTTTGACGGCTGGTGGAACAAAAGGATAA
- a CDS encoding alpha-amylase family glycosyl hydrolase, which yields MKKILIFILIPFLLFNALPVGAVENEGRKWQDETIYFLMVDRFNNGDNSNDFEVDANDPKAYHGGDFQGVIDQLDYIKDMGFTAIWLTPVFDNVDKGYHGYWIKDFYNTEEHFGSVDKFKELVKEAHDRDIKIILDFVVNHVAPEHEWVNDPAKKDWFHEKQDIFDWNDQKQLENNWLFGLPDLAQENPETREYLLDAAKWWIEETNIDGYRLDTVRHVPVEFWEDFSKELKSVKDDFYLIGEVWSEDPNYIAEYDKAGIDGFVDFPLNEQLRTAFEKPDQTLDWLLTTAKRNKAIYENPELMGNFIDNHDMVRFTRKAVQNRHHPGTRWKMALTYMYTAPGIPIVYYGSEIALDGGEDPDNRRQMSFRADKELIDYITKIGELRNDLPSLRRGDLEVLYEKKGMAVFKRTYKNETSVIAINNTSNTQNVTLTADQLEDDKELRGLLADDLVRSKDGEYNLALEREKAEIYVLADKTGLNIPYLLAMGAVYAAFFGFIFLLFKRRKRSKE from the coding sequence ATGAAAAAAATTCTCATCTTCATCTTGATTCCGTTTCTTCTTTTTAACGCCCTCCCTGTAGGCGCGGTTGAAAATGAAGGACGCAAATGGCAGGATGAAACAATTTACTTTTTAATGGTTGACCGTTTTAACAACGGTGACAATAGCAATGATTTCGAGGTTGATGCAAATGACCCGAAAGCCTATCATGGAGGCGACTTCCAGGGTGTCATCGACCAGCTGGATTATATTAAGGATATGGGGTTTACCGCAATATGGCTGACGCCCGTATTCGATAATGTAGATAAAGGGTACCATGGTTATTGGATCAAGGACTTCTATAATACGGAAGAGCATTTTGGAAGCGTTGACAAATTTAAAGAGCTGGTAAAGGAGGCACATGATCGTGACATCAAGATCATACTTGACTTTGTTGTCAACCATGTCGCTCCAGAACACGAATGGGTAAATGATCCAGCCAAGAAGGACTGGTTCCATGAAAAACAGGATATTTTTGACTGGAATGACCAGAAACAGCTGGAGAATAACTGGCTTTTTGGACTGCCAGATTTAGCTCAGGAAAACCCCGAGACAAGGGAATATTTATTGGATGCCGCTAAATGGTGGATTGAAGAAACGAATATCGATGGCTACAGGCTGGATACTGTCCGCCACGTACCGGTGGAGTTCTGGGAAGATTTTTCAAAAGAACTGAAAAGTGTCAAAGATGATTTTTACCTGATTGGTGAGGTTTGGTCTGAGGATCCAAATTATATCGCTGAATATGATAAGGCGGGAATCGATGGCTTTGTCGATTTTCCATTGAATGAGCAGCTGCGTACAGCATTCGAAAAACCTGATCAGACTTTGGACTGGCTGTTAACAACAGCTAAAAGAAATAAAGCGATATACGAAAACCCGGAATTGATGGGTAATTTTATCGATAACCATGATATGGTCAGGTTCACAAGGAAGGCGGTCCAGAATAGGCACCATCCAGGAACGAGATGGAAAATGGCGCTGACTTATATGTACACTGCCCCAGGAATCCCGATTGTATATTATGGAAGCGAGATTGCCCTTGATGGCGGAGAAGATCCAGATAACCGCAGGCAAATGAGCTTCAGGGCTGATAAAGAATTAATCGATTATATCACGAAGATTGGTGAGCTGCGCAATGACCTTCCTTCTTTAAGAAGAGGGGATTTGGAAGTCCTTTATGAAAAGAAAGGCATGGCTGTTTTCAAAAGGACGTATAAGAACGAAACTTCTGTCATTGCCATCAATAACACGTCAAATACTCAGAATGTCACCTTGACAGCGGATCAGCTGGAAGATGATAAAGAGCTGAGAGGCTTGCTTGCAGACGATCTTGTCAGAAGCAAGGATGGAGAGTATAACCTGGCATTAGAACGGGAAAAAGCAGAAATTTATGTGCTGGCTGACAAAACCGGCTTGAATATTCCTTATTTATTGGCAATGGGTGCCGTATATGCTGCTTTCTTCGGCTTCATTTTCCTCCTTTTCAAAAGAAGGAAGCGAAGCAAGGAATAA
- a CDS encoding LacI family DNA-binding transcriptional regulator, with the protein MAVTIKDVAKVANVAPSTVSRVIANSPRISEKTKERVREVMDQLGYHPNFIARSLASQSTRAIGLVMPSSTDVVFQNPFFPTVLTGLSEGAHSKQYALHMTTGKTEDEIFDGVVAMVQGGRVDGVVLLYSKVEDRVIAYLKERNFPFVVIGKPFKDDENTSYVDNDNFKAGKEVTEHLIQLGHDLIGFIGGNLDLVVTVERLLGYEKALRNSGIHLEDKYIVNDEFLRESGQDAVEVLLSLDQPPTAIVVTDDLMALGVLNKLDEMGIAVPQDVSIVSFNNVLIAEMARPPLTSVDINIFDLGYQAAKSLIQKIENPNEPIKRIIVPFKIVTRYSCGHPKDYKEVLI; encoded by the coding sequence ATGGCTGTCACAATAAAAGATGTTGCGAAGGTAGCAAATGTCGCGCCTTCAACTGTCTCGCGTGTAATCGCCAATAGTCCGAGAATCAGCGAAAAAACGAAAGAAAGAGTCAGGGAGGTTATGGACCAGCTTGGGTATCACCCAAACTTCATCGCCAGAAGCCTAGCTAGCCAATCTACTCGGGCAATCGGTCTGGTAATGCCGAGCTCTACCGATGTCGTATTCCAAAACCCGTTCTTTCCAACTGTCTTGACAGGATTGAGCGAAGGAGCGCATTCAAAGCAGTACGCCCTTCATATGACTACCGGGAAAACAGAGGATGAAATTTTCGATGGTGTTGTCGCGATGGTTCAGGGCGGCAGAGTGGATGGTGTTGTTCTTTTATATTCGAAGGTGGAAGACAGGGTCATTGCTTATTTGAAGGAAAGAAATTTTCCGTTTGTTGTAATCGGCAAGCCATTTAAAGATGATGAAAATACCAGTTATGTGGATAATGATAATTTTAAAGCTGGCAAAGAAGTGACCGAGCATTTAATCCAGCTTGGTCATGACCTGATTGGTTTCATCGGTGGTAATTTGGATTTAGTCGTGACGGTTGAACGCCTGCTGGGTTATGAAAAAGCTTTGAGAAACTCCGGGATTCATCTGGAAGACAAGTATATTGTCAATGATGAATTCCTTCGTGAAAGCGGCCAGGATGCTGTTGAGGTTTTGCTTTCGTTAGACCAGCCGCCTACCGCAATAGTAGTTACCGATGACTTGATGGCACTTGGTGTGTTGAATAAGCTGGATGAAATGGGTATTGCGGTACCTCAAGATGTTTCCATTGTCAGTTTTAACAATGTGCTGATTGCTGAAATGGCAAGACCACCATTAACTTCTGTAGATATTAACATTTTCGATCTGGGATACCAGGCTGCGAAAAGTTTGATTCAAAAGATAGAAAATCCTAATGAGCCAATCAAACGGATTATCGTTCCATTCAAGATTGTTACACGATATTCTTGCGGTCATCCTAAGGATTATAAAGAAGTACTGATATAA
- a CDS encoding SDR family oxidoreductase: MSNENKKQGFPPQHQDHQPGTEPEMNPEPKSVDENYNGSGKLAGKVALITGGDSGIGKSVAIYFAKEGADVAIVYLEESNDAQTTKELIEAEGRKCLLLAGDVGSELFCEEATKKTLDEFGKIDILVNNAAEQHPQKSLLDISADQLEKTFRTNVFSIFHLTKAVLPHLKNGSTIINTSSITAYKGNEKLLDYSSTKGAIVTFTRSLAMSLASQGIRVNSVAPGPIWTPLIPSTFSAEEVAKFGTNSPMGRAGQPYELAPAYVYLASDDSTYVSGQTIHVNGGTIVNG, from the coding sequence ATGTCTAATGAAAATAAAAAACAGGGCTTTCCGCCTCAGCATCAAGATCATCAGCCTGGCACTGAGCCGGAAATGAACCCTGAACCTAAATCTGTCGATGAAAATTATAATGGATCTGGAAAACTAGCTGGTAAAGTTGCCCTGATTACGGGTGGCGATAGCGGAATTGGCAAATCTGTTGCGATTTATTTTGCAAAAGAAGGTGCAGATGTAGCGATTGTCTATCTGGAGGAAAGCAATGACGCCCAAACCACAAAAGAACTGATTGAAGCTGAAGGCCGGAAATGCCTGCTGCTTGCTGGTGATGTCGGAAGTGAGCTTTTCTGTGAGGAAGCGACGAAGAAAACTCTTGATGAGTTCGGGAAAATTGATATCCTCGTCAATAACGCAGCAGAACAGCATCCGCAAAAGAGCCTTCTCGATATCTCTGCGGACCAGTTGGAGAAGACGTTCCGCACGAATGTATTCTCAATCTTCCACCTGACAAAGGCAGTTCTACCGCACTTGAAGAATGGCAGCACAATCATTAATACCTCCTCTATAACCGCATATAAAGGTAATGAGAAGCTGCTCGACTACTCTTCGACTAAAGGTGCTATTGTTACGTTTACGCGCTCTCTTGCTATGTCCCTTGCTTCACAGGGCATACGTGTAAACAGCGTTGCACCTGGTCCAATCTGGACGCCTCTCATCCCGTCAACCTTCTCTGCTGAAGAAGTCGCGAAGTTCGGCACGAATTCGCCAATGGGACGAGCTGGCCAGCCATACGAACTGGCACCCGCATACGTGTATCTAGCAAGTGATGACTCTACTTATGTAAGCGGGCAGACAATTCATGTAAATGGGGGCACTATTGTAAATGGCTAA
- a CDS encoding CoA-disulfide reductase, with the protein MGKKIVIVGGVAGGATTATKLRRLDEQAEIVLFERGEFISFANCGLPYHISGVIEDRKKLLLQTVEGMNARYNLDIRNFSEVTAINREEKTVSIKHVQTGEEYKESFDVLVLSPGAKPIVPPIEGLKSANVFTLRNIPDMDKIKAYLEDNKPNNAVVIGGGFIGLEMAENLVHAGVNVTLVEKLPQVMGPVDPEMAAIVEDELRKNGVELILEDGITDVQENGTKVVLESGKVLESELIILSIGVRPENQLAVNAGLEVGERGGIKVNEYLQTSDESIYAMGDAIEVTDYINGQPTMIPLAWPANRQAHIVGHHINGRNIAYPGTLGTSIVKVFELTAATTGNSEKLLRRLGIPYEAVHIHPLSHAGYYPGAEQISLKVIFDRDTGKIFGAQAVGKDGVDKRIDVIATAIKGGLSVYDLQELELAYAPPFSSAKDPVNMAGYVASNIVDGTIETVQHYEADDLIKDGALMVDVRTEKEYAQGKIEGSKNIPLDDLRNRLDELPKDETILITCQVGLRGYLASRILQQNGFKVKNLTGGYKTYSIFKNKLQ; encoded by the coding sequence ATGGGTAAAAAAATCGTAATCGTTGGCGGTGTAGCAGGTGGAGCAACTACAGCAACTAAACTTAGAAGACTAGATGAACAGGCTGAGATTGTTCTTTTTGAAAGAGGAGAATTCATTTCTTTCGCAAACTGCGGACTGCCTTATCATATCAGTGGGGTCATTGAAGACCGCAAAAAGTTGCTTCTTCAAACTGTTGAAGGCATGAATGCACGCTACAACCTTGATATCCGTAATTTTTCTGAAGTCACTGCAATCAATCGTGAAGAGAAAACTGTATCTATCAAACATGTTCAAACTGGTGAAGAATACAAGGAAAGCTTTGACGTACTAGTTTTATCACCTGGAGCGAAACCAATCGTTCCTCCTATTGAAGGCTTGAAGAGCGCAAATGTATTTACGCTTAGAAATATTCCGGATATGGATAAAATCAAGGCATACCTTGAAGACAATAAACCGAATAATGCAGTTGTAATTGGCGGAGGCTTCATTGGTCTGGAAATGGCTGAAAACCTTGTCCATGCTGGTGTCAATGTTACTCTCGTTGAGAAACTGCCACAGGTTATGGGTCCAGTTGACCCAGAAATGGCTGCAATCGTTGAGGATGAACTAAGAAAGAATGGCGTTGAGCTAATCTTGGAAGACGGAATCACTGACGTTCAAGAAAATGGCACAAAAGTTGTCCTTGAAAGCGGCAAGGTCCTTGAGTCAGAATTAATCATCCTGTCAATCGGAGTGCGTCCTGAGAACCAACTTGCAGTGAATGCTGGACTTGAAGTTGGCGAACGCGGCGGCATCAAAGTTAATGAATACCTGCAAACATCTGATGAATCAATCTATGCAATGGGAGATGCGATCGAGGTTACTGACTATATCAATGGTCAGCCAACAATGATTCCGCTGGCATGGCCGGCAAACCGCCAGGCGCATATTGTCGGACATCATATCAATGGCCGAAATATTGCCTATCCTGGTACACTTGGCACTTCAATCGTTAAAGTATTCGAATTGACGGCAGCTACTACTGGTAACAGTGAAAAACTACTGCGCAGACTGGGAATCCCATATGAAGCAGTTCATATCCACCCACTATCTCACGCTGGTTACTATCCTGGCGCAGAGCAAATCTCACTTAAAGTGATTTTTGACAGAGATACTGGCAAGATCTTCGGTGCACAGGCAGTGGGTAAAGATGGTGTTGACAAGCGGATTGATGTCATCGCAACTGCTATCAAGGGCGGATTGAGCGTCTACGACCTTCAAGAGCTTGAGCTTGCATACGCACCACCATTCTCTTCTGCAAAAGACCCAGTGAACATGGCTGGTTATGTAGCATCCAATATTGTTGACGGCACAATTGAAACTGTCCAGCATTATGAAGCTGACGATTTAATCAAGGACGGCGCGTTGATGGTCGACGTACGAACTGAAAAAGAATATGCGCAAGGCAAAATTGAAGGCTCAAAGAATATTCCGCTTGATGACTTGCGCAATCGTCTTGATGAGCTTCCAAAGGATGAAACAATCCTGATCACTTGCCAGGTTGGCCTGAGGGGTTACCTAGCTTCCCGTATCCTTCAGCAAAATGGATTTAAGGTCAAGAACCTGACTGGCGGATATAAAACTTATTCAATCTTTAAAAATAAACTTCAATAG
- a CDS encoding YajQ family cyclic di-GMP-binding protein → MSKESSFDIVSKVEMSEVTNAISIAMKEIQNRYDFKGSKSDISLDKEELVLISDDEFKLDQLKDVLFSKMIKRGIPIKNLDYGKVERASGGTVRQRAKLVQGIDKENAKKINTTIKNSGLKVKSQVQDDQVRVTGKNRDDLQKIIAAVKEADLTVDVQFVNYR, encoded by the coding sequence ATGTCTAAAGAGAGCTCATTTGATATTGTATCCAAAGTTGAAATGTCTGAAGTCACCAATGCTATCAGCATCGCAATGAAAGAAATCCAGAATCGCTACGATTTTAAAGGTAGCAAAAGTGATATTTCACTTGATAAAGAAGAACTTGTCCTAATTTCTGATGATGAGTTTAAGCTTGACCAGTTGAAGGATGTTCTATTCAGCAAGATGATTAAACGCGGCATTCCTATAAAGAATCTGGACTACGGTAAAGTCGAGCGCGCTTCAGGTGGTACGGTGCGTCAGAGAGCTAAGCTGGTCCAGGGGATTGACAAGGAAAATGCCAAAAAGATCAACACAACCATTAAGAACAGTGGCTTGAAGGTCAAGAGCCAGGTTCAGGATGACCAGGTCCGCGTTACAGGTAAAAACCGTGATGATCTTCAAAAAATCATTGCAGCTGTCAAAGAAGCAGATCTTACAGTAGATGTGCAATTTGTGAATTATCGTTAA